Proteins found in one Sporosarcina jeotgali genomic segment:
- a CDS encoding STAS domain-containing protein, translating into MNPNEEIEQLKATIAEYREIIKETSVPIITSIIENTILLPIVGYTDKERMERVRSKVLEYAGDHRRTEAAVFDFSSIRLAEEEGLEMLSLELQLMRSELQLMGIRPIMVGFTPPFVRQLVNAGVASEVESYANFKSALQVLMDEKGLSFSRA; encoded by the coding sequence ATGAATCCTAATGAAGAAATTGAACAATTGAAAGCGACTATTGCCGAGTATAGAGAAATCATCAAAGAGACATCCGTTCCGATTATTACGTCTATTATTGAAAATACGATCCTGCTTCCGATCGTCGGATATACAGATAAGGAACGGATGGAACGAGTCCGCTCTAAAGTTCTAGAATACGCAGGAGATCATCGGCGCACTGAAGCTGCCGTTTTCGACTTTTCCAGTATCCGTTTAGCTGAAGAGGAAGGATTGGAGATGTTGTCTCTGGAACTGCAGCTTATGCGGTCCGAACTGCAATTGATGGGCATTCGTCCGATAATGGTCGGCTTCACCCCTCCATTTGTTCGTCAATTAGTGAACGCAGGAGTTGCATCCGAGGTAGAATCCTATGCAAACTTCAAATCGGCATTGCAAGTGCTTATGGATGAAAAAGGACTTTCCTTTTCTAGAGCATAA
- a CDS encoding C39 family peptidase — protein sequence MPFVKEFQGRSQFDTSIDPKFRSSACSPVTASVIIHDLNLPISRVPVNKLYKLLGTTRIGLFTWRFVHRLAKLLGDGWEVRKCTLSEVLGELENGRPVAAKFDKWFSFKWSGHYEFDYHWVPVIGYEKTADDVILAIHDNGSPSSPSTVRFVSYRKNQEVLSFVKISPKLKGH from the coding sequence ATGCCGTTCGTTAAGGAGTTCCAAGGCAGATCGCAATTTGACACTTCCATAGACCCGAAATTCAGATCCTCTGCATGCAGTCCTGTAACCGCTTCTGTGATCATACACGATTTGAATCTCCCTATTTCCAGAGTTCCTGTTAACAAGCTTTACAAGCTATTGGGGACTACTCGAATCGGGTTATTCACGTGGCGTTTCGTTCACAGGCTTGCTAAGTTGCTGGGTGACGGATGGGAAGTTCGGAAGTGTACATTATCTGAAGTATTAGGGGAACTTGAAAACGGCCGTCCCGTTGCTGCGAAATTTGATAAATGGTTTTCATTCAAATGGAGTGGACACTATGAATTTGACTACCACTGGGTCCCTGTTATTGGATACGAAAAAACAGCGGATGATGTGATTCTTGCTATCCATGATAACGGCAGTCCCTCTTCTCCCAGCACTGTGCGCTTTGTGTCCTACCGCAAGAACCAGGAAGTTTTGTCTTTTGTGAAAATCTCACCGAAATTGAAAGGACACTGA
- a CDS encoding STAS domain-containing protein: MKELLIRLSDKVIENAEQLAMLITRQQNDRYPIMKRIEEELYPARVELVKLYANALKLEDGERIEQLQKWGQEAGTHFAKKEIISLDMMLREVPEYRAYIGTVLKHEGINSEISSEDMYELTTALDTIVNDVVYYFSLPFVHYEKEMLKISQAAIAELSVPIASINDTTAILPLIGVMDFNRGTALQEKVLKEAVRLNLEYLIIDLSGLQTTDTFVAQQLFILFESLSLVGAVPVVSGVTPAIAQTLVGLGLDFGTIKSFATLKQAIQYVA, encoded by the coding sequence ATGAAGGAATTATTGATCCGTTTAAGTGATAAAGTTATTGAAAATGCAGAACAGCTCGCTATGCTGATTACCAGGCAGCAGAATGATCGCTATCCGATCATGAAGAGGATAGAAGAAGAACTTTATCCAGCCCGTGTCGAACTAGTAAAGTTATATGCAAATGCATTGAAGTTAGAAGATGGAGAGCGAATTGAGCAATTGCAAAAATGGGGTCAAGAGGCAGGGACGCACTTTGCCAAAAAAGAAATTATCTCATTGGACATGATGCTGCGTGAAGTTCCTGAGTATCGCGCGTATATTGGAACTGTTTTAAAGCACGAAGGAATTAACAGCGAAATCAGTTCAGAAGATATGTATGAACTTACAACGGCACTCGATACAATTGTCAATGACGTCGTCTATTACTTCAGTCTTCCTTTTGTCCATTACGAGAAAGAAATGCTGAAAATTTCACAAGCTGCAATTGCCGAACTTTCTGTACCGATTGCCTCAATAAATGATACGACCGCTATCCTTCCGCTAATTGGAGTCATGGATTTCAATAGAGGCACAGCGTTACAAGAGAAAGTGTTAAAGGAAGCAGTCCGTCTCAATCTTGAGTATTTGATTATCGATTTATCTGGACTTCAAACAACGGATACATTTGTTGCACAGCAATTATTCATTCTCTTTGAATCCCTGTCCTTAGTCGGGGCTGTTCCTGTAGTTAGCGGTGTTACACCTGCCATCGCACAAACGCTGGTCGGTCTCGGCCTCGACTTCGGGACCATCAAAAGCTTTGCAACGTTAAAACAAGCAATTCAATATGTGGCATAA
- a CDS encoding 5'-3' exonuclease, giving the protein MSAERPHILLIDGMALLFRSFFATAVRKQFQYNEDGIPTNGVQGFLRHTLTAANLFQPTHIAVCWDMGAVTFRNDMYDGYKANRPAPAPELVPQFDMARQASEAMGWKNYGVEGMEADDLIGSLVKTWKADADVTVVSGDKDLLQLLAPSVRIALTKKGHSIYDVYTEARFIDDYGMTPVQFIDYKAFIGDTSDGYPGVKGIGPKTALKLIQTYGTAEEVVNSLDKLTSSEKNKIQDNLAMLHLSKELATIHCEVDLGKSLESLEIPDYNEQTEAHLRKYGLNSVLKQLEAANLLPITRRSLDEGIIDPFK; this is encoded by the coding sequence GTGAGTGCTGAACGTCCACACATATTGTTAATTGATGGAATGGCCTTGTTATTCCGTTCGTTTTTTGCGACAGCTGTACGAAAACAATTTCAATATAACGAAGATGGAATCCCCACAAATGGAGTTCAAGGTTTTTTAAGACATACGTTAACGGCAGCGAACCTTTTCCAGCCTACCCATATCGCGGTTTGCTGGGACATGGGGGCTGTTACGTTCCGGAATGATATGTATGACGGCTATAAAGCCAATCGCCCTGCGCCTGCCCCAGAGTTAGTCCCGCAATTCGATATGGCCCGTCAGGCTTCAGAAGCCATGGGATGGAAAAACTACGGCGTTGAAGGCATGGAAGCTGATGATTTAATCGGCTCCCTCGTTAAAACGTGGAAAGCGGATGCGGACGTAACGGTTGTATCTGGAGATAAAGATCTCCTTCAGTTGCTCGCCCCATCTGTCCGGATCGCCTTGACAAAAAAAGGGCATTCCATCTACGACGTGTACACAGAAGCGCGTTTTATAGATGATTACGGAATGACCCCTGTCCAATTCATAGACTACAAAGCGTTCATTGGAGACACGAGTGATGGGTATCCCGGAGTCAAAGGGATTGGACCAAAGACGGCATTAAAACTCATTCAAACTTATGGGACAGCTGAAGAAGTGGTCAATTCGCTGGACAAGCTGACGAGTTCGGAAAAAAACAAAATACAGGACAACTTGGCGATGCTGCATTTATCTAAAGAACTCGCAACCATACACTGCGAGGTAGATTTAGGTAAATCATTAGAGTCCCTTGAAATTCCGGATTATAATGAACAAACGGAAGCACATCTAAGGAAATATGGTTTGAACTCAGTCCTTAAACAATTGGAAGCAGCAAACCTATTACCAATTACAAGGAGGAGTCTGGATGAAGGAATTATTGATCCGTTTAAGTGA
- a CDS encoding general stress protein, producing the protein MKNHVIGVYENEHQVTDVVESLKKTGFTIEEISVIAQNTRDLSEITQVVKPSTKDGAIAGAVTGGTLGIAGVIAGLSAIAVPGLGAVLAAGPILSTIGGAVVGARSGAGGFKHALMEIGVPDEEAERYSEDVQEGKILVFVHPEE; encoded by the coding sequence ATGAAGAATCATGTTATTGGAGTATATGAAAATGAGCACCAAGTGACTGATGTTGTGGAAAGCCTAAAAAAGACAGGCTTCACAATTGAGGAAATTTCAGTTATCGCACAAAATACAAGAGATCTATCTGAAATTACACAGGTAGTAAAACCTTCCACTAAGGATGGAGCCATAGCAGGAGCTGTAACTGGGGGAACACTTGGTATAGCAGGCGTAATCGCCGGGCTATCTGCAATTGCGGTTCCCGGGCTTGGCGCTGTGTTGGCAGCAGGCCCTATTCTTTCAACAATTGGAGGAGCCGTGGTAGGCGCCAGATCCGGTGCTGGCGGATTCAAGCATGCGCTTATGGAAATCGGAGTCCCCGATGAGGAAGCCGAACGTTATTCTGAAGACGTTCAGGAGGGTAAGATTCTGGTGTTCGTTCATCCCGAAGAGTAA
- a CDS encoding methyl-accepting chemotaxis protein, giving the protein MTTQDSPKKTVIELHEKSSEIEKFSGFITSISKQPNLLALNAAIESARAGEAGKGFAVVADEVRKLAEESSNAANHIRQLINEIKQDISQTVDSMTDGYEAVKNGTSLVSEAGEAFRSILQAVQSVSEQTNEATSISTEVESVMGTLLNSINQISSLYEKLAIHSGEIAATTEEQTATVDEVASAAKNLSDIAEDLKGEIGKFTV; this is encoded by the coding sequence ATAACTACACAAGACAGTCCAAAGAAAACGGTTATCGAACTCCACGAGAAGTCTTCGGAAATCGAAAAATTCTCTGGCTTTATTACTTCAATTTCGAAACAACCCAATTTGCTGGCATTGAACGCTGCTATTGAATCTGCACGCGCCGGTGAAGCAGGAAAAGGATTTGCGGTGGTGGCAGATGAAGTACGGAAACTTGCCGAAGAATCGAGTAACGCGGCAAATCACATACGTCAGCTGATTAATGAAATCAAACAAGACATCTCACAAACGGTTGATAGTATGACAGATGGATATGAAGCAGTGAAAAATGGCACTTCGTTAGTGAGTGAAGCGGGTGAAGCATTCAGAAGTATTTTACAGGCAGTCCAATCTGTTTCTGAACAAACAAACGAAGCAACATCGATTTCAACAGAAGTCGAAAGTGTCATGGGGACGTTACTGAATTCAATCAACCAAATCTCTTCATTGTACGAAAAGTTAGCAATCCACTCTGGTGAAATTGCGGCAACGACGGAAGAGCAAACAGCAACAGTAGACGAAGTTGCTTCTGCAGCTAAAAACTTATCCGACATCGCTGAAGATTTAAAAGGAGAAATCGGAAAGTTCACTGTGTAA
- a CDS encoding uracil-DNA glycosylase, with amino-acid sequence MNEFCPELWAEDPTPESQIDCQCCGLYQQGSRMIWGEGNPHAPILIVLDNPGAREYKEGNSMVCGTRQTLQQAIHEAGLCQKQIYITYILKRRPVRKYDKEQVRSICIRHLEEQLTSQKPELVVCLGNVAVQSFFTDPEVDVKGLRGSWHDVRGYQTTAAYHPLAVRRRPNLLELLKEDINFVSNKLDTIK; translated from the coding sequence ATGAATGAATTTTGTCCGGAACTGTGGGCAGAAGATCCAACGCCTGAGAGCCAGATCGATTGTCAATGCTGCGGACTTTATCAACAAGGGTCACGAATGATTTGGGGAGAAGGAAATCCGCATGCCCCCATTTTGATCGTCCTGGATAATCCGGGCGCGCGAGAATATAAAGAAGGGAATTCGATGGTCTGCGGCACAAGGCAGACTTTACAGCAAGCAATCCACGAAGCAGGTTTATGTCAGAAACAAATCTATATCACCTATATTTTAAAAAGAAGGCCTGTACGGAAATATGATAAAGAACAAGTCCGCTCCATTTGTATCCGTCATTTGGAAGAGCAGTTGACCAGCCAAAAGCCTGAACTTGTAGTATGTTTGGGAAATGTAGCTGTACAATCTTTCTTCACAGATCCGGAAGTGGATGTGAAAGGATTACGGGGATCATGGCATGACGTAAGGGGATACCAAACAACTGCAGCCTATCATCCTCTAGCTGTCAGGCGCAGACCCAATCTACTGGAACTCCTTAAAGAAGACATAAATTTTGTATCCAACAAACTCGATACTATCAAATAA
- a CDS encoding SDR family NAD(P)-dependent oxidoreductase: MTGTMEGKSGLVTASGSGIGRASAIALAKAGAKVMISDVNEQGGLETVQMIKDNGGEAAFFKCDVSDEEQVIALIDKTVETFGKLDFAHNNAGINKGLVPIGELDSKDWDITLKVTLYGTFYCLKHEVNAMLKNGGGAIVNTASGAGLEGSPNMAPYIASKHAIAGLTKSTALEYGQKGITINSIAPGATITPAIEEWSKSNPEQFQGVLKSLPGGKMATAEDQANAVVFLCSDLASSISGVTLAVDGGFTAGKMQQ, from the coding sequence ATGACAGGAACTATGGAAGGTAAATCAGGTTTAGTCACAGCATCAGGTTCAGGAATTGGACGAGCATCTGCAATTGCACTAGCAAAAGCAGGAGCAAAAGTTATGATTTCTGACGTAAACGAACAAGGTGGACTTGAAACCGTACAAATGATCAAAGATAACGGCGGCGAAGCAGCATTTTTCAAATGTGACGTTAGTGACGAGGAACAAGTCATTGCACTTATCGACAAAACTGTTGAGACATTTGGTAAGCTTGACTTTGCTCATAATAATGCGGGCATTAACAAAGGTCTTGTGCCAATCGGAGAATTGGACTCTAAAGATTGGGACATTACACTTAAAGTAACACTTTACGGTACTTTCTATTGCCTCAAGCACGAAGTCAATGCCATGTTGAAAAATGGCGGCGGAGCGATTGTCAATACAGCATCAGGTGCAGGTCTTGAAGGATCACCAAACATGGCACCATATATTGCTTCTAAACACGCTATTGCTGGTTTAACGAAATCTACGGCATTGGAATATGGTCAAAAAGGCATTACCATTAATTCGATTGCGCCTGGTGCAACGATTACACCAGCAATTGAAGAATGGTCAAAATCAAATCCAGAACAATTCCAAGGCGTTCTTAAATCACTTCCTGGTGGCAAAATGGCAACAGCTGAAGATCAAGCAAATGCCGTTGTCTTCCTCTGCTCAGATCTTGCAAGTTCAATTAGCGGAGTAACACTTGCTGTAGATGGTGGCTTTACTGCAGGTAAAATGCAACAATAA
- a CDS encoding LTA synthase family protein, with product MKRLTTHKGTLMNGFLGIYLVAVLMLWIKTYITQSTQFELGVEGPLQHFLLLLNPLGSALLFLGISFLFKGTRKYTALLIIYTLMSILLYANVVYYRFFSDFITLPTLFQTQNFGDLGGSILTLLKPFDILFFVDVFAMVYLRFSKRIQKQTTRIGYKKPITIIAVALIVSIINLGLAEANRPQLLTRGFDRNYIVKYLGMYNYSIYDSVETMKATSQRALADSSDISEVLNYTQSNYAEPNADYFGAAKGMNVIYLHLESFQNFIIDYKLNGEEVTPYLNALAKDQNTLYFDNFFHQTGQGKTSDAEFMLENSLFGLPQGSAFITKAQNTYQAAPGILKDYGYSSAVFHGNKGSFWNRNEVYKSFGFDHFFDASYFDTSSPEDMAEYGLLDKPFYEQSKSMLSSLPQPFYTKFITVGNHFPYTMNQDLVTINKAETGDSSVDDYFQTARYTDEAIKQAFDQLKEQGLYDNSMIVLYGDHYGISHNHNKAMAKVMGEEITPYEGANLQRVPLFIHVPGMKGDVKHTYGGQTDLLPTLLHLLGIDSKEYVQFGSDLLSEEHNELVPFRNGDFISPEIDSIHEKFYDNKTGLPLDESQLEDAEALKKEASLKLQLSDKVVNGDLLRFYTPKDFTPVDPSQFNYAKDADEESK from the coding sequence ATGAAAAGGCTGACCACTCATAAAGGTACTCTTATGAACGGCTTTTTAGGCATCTATTTAGTAGCGGTTTTGATGTTATGGATTAAGACCTATATCACACAATCCACACAATTTGAACTGGGTGTGGAAGGACCTCTTCAACACTTCCTATTACTATTAAATCCACTGGGATCGGCACTGCTGTTTCTAGGAATTTCGTTTTTATTCAAAGGAACAAGAAAATATACAGCACTGCTTATTATATACACACTCATGTCCATTCTTCTGTATGCCAATGTTGTGTATTACCGATTCTTTAGTGATTTCATTACATTGCCAACACTTTTCCAAACCCAGAACTTCGGGGATTTAGGCGGCAGTATTCTTACGCTGCTCAAACCTTTTGATATCTTGTTCTTTGTGGACGTTTTCGCAATGGTTTACTTACGGTTCTCGAAAAGAATACAAAAGCAAACAACTCGTATTGGCTATAAAAAACCAATTACGATTATTGCGGTGGCATTAATCGTATCCATCATCAATTTAGGGCTTGCTGAAGCGAACCGCCCGCAGCTATTGACTCGCGGCTTTGACCGGAACTATATTGTGAAATATCTAGGCATGTACAACTATTCGATTTATGACTCAGTAGAAACGATGAAAGCTACGTCCCAGAGAGCGTTAGCGGACAGCAGTGATATATCTGAGGTACTTAACTATACTCAGTCTAATTATGCTGAACCAAATGCTGACTATTTTGGTGCTGCAAAAGGAATGAACGTCATCTATTTACACTTGGAGTCATTCCAAAACTTCATTATAGACTACAAATTGAACGGTGAAGAAGTGACACCCTATTTAAATGCATTAGCAAAAGATCAAAATACCTTGTACTTTGATAACTTCTTCCACCAAACAGGTCAAGGTAAAACTTCCGATGCAGAATTTATGCTGGAAAATTCTTTATTTGGATTGCCTCAAGGATCTGCGTTCATTACAAAAGCTCAAAATACGTACCAAGCAGCGCCTGGAATTTTGAAAGACTATGGATATTCATCTGCTGTCTTCCACGGGAATAAAGGAAGCTTCTGGAATCGGAACGAAGTTTATAAATCATTCGGATTCGATCACTTCTTTGATGCTAGTTATTTTGACACGAGCTCACCAGAAGACATGGCCGAATATGGTTTGCTCGATAAACCATTCTATGAACAATCCAAAAGTATGTTAAGCTCGTTACCGCAGCCATTCTATACGAAATTTATTACAGTCGGAAACCATTTTCCATATACAATGAACCAAGACTTAGTAACCATTAACAAAGCTGAAACTGGAGATTCCAGTGTGGATGACTATTTCCAAACAGCGCGTTATACAGACGAAGCCATCAAACAGGCCTTCGACCAATTAAAAGAACAAGGGTTATATGATAATTCGATGATTGTTCTGTATGGTGATCATTATGGTATTTCACATAACCATAATAAAGCGATGGCAAAAGTCATGGGAGAAGAAATTACTCCATATGAAGGTGCCAATTTACAACGCGTCCCATTGTTCATACACGTTCCGGGAATGAAGGGCGATGTCAAGCACACTTACGGCGGACAGACAGATCTTCTTCCAACCTTGCTGCATTTACTAGGAATTGATTCTAAAGAATATGTTCAATTTGGTTCGGATTTGTTATCAGAAGAGCATAATGAGCTTGTACCATTCAGAAACGGTGATTTCATCAGTCCTGAAATCGATTCAATTCATGAAAAGTTTTATGACAATAAAACCGGATTACCACTCGATGAAAGTCAATTAGAAGACGCGGAGGCACTCAAAAAAGAGGCAAGTCTTAAATTGCAGCTTTCCGATAAAGTTGTGAATGGCGACTTATTAAGATTCTATACGCCAAAAGATTTTACGCCAGTGGATCCGTCTCAGTTCAATTACGCCAAAGATGCGGATGAAGAATCTAAGTAA
- the smpB gene encoding SsrA-binding protein SmpB — translation MAKGKGKVLAVNKKANYDFAIEETIEAGIVLQGTEIKSIRNGKVQLRDAFVLIRNNEAWISNMHISPYEQGNQFNHDPVRSRKLLMHKKQISTLIGQTKEKGTAIVPLKMYIKDGFAKVLVGVGKGKKLYDKRHDLKEKEAKREMQRAFKDKQQY, via the coding sequence ATGGCAAAAGGCAAAGGCAAAGTACTCGCAGTCAACAAGAAAGCCAATTATGACTTCGCAATCGAAGAAACAATTGAAGCAGGAATTGTACTGCAAGGTACAGAAATCAAATCGATCCGTAACGGGAAAGTGCAGTTGAGAGATGCGTTCGTACTCATCCGCAACAACGAAGCATGGATCTCCAATATGCACATCAGTCCCTACGAACAAGGCAATCAGTTTAACCATGATCCGGTTCGCTCTCGTAAACTGCTGATGCATAAGAAACAGATTAGTACGCTGATCGGGCAGACGAAGGAAAAAGGGACTGCCATTGTTCCTTTAAAGATGTACATCAAAGATGGTTTCGCAAAAGTCCTCGTCGGTGTCGGTAAAGGTAAGAAATTATACGACAAACGGCATGACTTGAAAGAGAAAGAAGCAAAACGTGAGATGCAGCGGGCGTTCAAAGACAAACAGCAATATTGA
- the rnr gene encoding ribonuclease R: MDTFEKELEQKILSTMKDDSYKPLTVQEIQELLGMEQAAEFKELVKMLVHLEQKGLIIRSRTNRYGVPERMNLVRGKFIGHAKGFGFVTPETEGMDDIFIPPTEVNGAMNGDIVLVRVANSSFGDRREGAIIRIAERKTTKVVGTYQDNRGFGFVIPDDKKLPMDIFIAKGNNLGAIEGHKVVAEITEFPSDMKSATGMVVQILGHKNDPGVDILSIIHKHGIEIEFPPEVLQQTDKIPAEIQEADLFKRKDLRDVLTITIDGADAKDLDDAISLVKNADGTHTLSVHISDVSHYVEENTPLDAEAYDRGTSVYLTDRVIPMLPHKLSNGICSLHPDVDRLTLTCEMTIDGYGKVTHHEIYPSVINSDYRMTYQDVFQIVDQLDEELRAKYSEIVPMLTDMAELAKILRQKRGDRGAIDFDFKESKVLVDGEGWPTEIKIIERTVAERMIEEFMLAANETVAEHFHWMQVPFMYRIHEDPKPEKLQRLFEFLTNFGIVVKGAGNKVHPRALQEITESISGLPEETVISTMLLRSMQQAKYYQESLGHFGLSADFYTHFTSPIRRYPDLIVHRLIRTYLFEKDVSGKTIAHWDAELPEIAQHTSDMERRAVDAERDTDALKKAQFMLDKIGEEFDGVISSVTNFGLFVELENTIEGLVHVSYMTDDYYRFDDRQLMMIGEHTGKQFRIGDEVTVRVTAVKPEESSIDFEIADMKKTFHRTRKTTPKVIHARNKPSSDSKGNGQRGSGQKSDSGKRSSSAKPAAKSSGGSQKKKFYEGVAKKNKKQKPRKRK; this comes from the coding sequence TTGGATACTTTTGAAAAAGAATTGGAACAAAAAATTCTTTCAACGATGAAAGATGATTCTTATAAGCCCCTTACCGTACAGGAAATCCAAGAATTACTCGGTATGGAGCAAGCTGCAGAATTTAAAGAGTTAGTGAAAATGCTTGTCCATTTGGAACAAAAAGGACTCATTATTCGCTCAAGAACGAATCGCTATGGCGTTCCTGAACGGATGAATTTAGTACGCGGAAAATTCATCGGACATGCAAAAGGGTTTGGATTTGTAACACCGGAAACTGAAGGAATGGATGATATTTTCATTCCGCCAACTGAAGTCAATGGTGCGATGAACGGTGATATCGTATTAGTACGAGTGGCGAATAGCTCTTTCGGAGATCGTCGCGAAGGCGCTATCATTCGGATCGCTGAACGTAAAACGACGAAAGTAGTCGGTACGTACCAAGACAATCGAGGATTCGGTTTTGTCATTCCGGATGATAAAAAGCTGCCTATGGATATCTTCATTGCAAAAGGAAATAACCTAGGTGCGATTGAAGGCCATAAAGTCGTAGCGGAAATCACTGAGTTTCCAAGTGATATGAAATCTGCGACAGGAATGGTTGTCCAGATTCTCGGTCACAAAAACGATCCTGGAGTCGATATCCTTTCAATCATCCACAAACATGGAATTGAAATCGAGTTTCCACCAGAAGTACTTCAGCAGACGGACAAAATTCCTGCAGAAATCCAGGAAGCGGATCTGTTCAAACGCAAAGACTTACGAGATGTACTGACAATAACAATTGATGGTGCAGATGCGAAGGATTTGGATGACGCGATTTCACTCGTGAAAAACGCGGATGGGACGCATACGCTGTCTGTTCACATTTCCGATGTGAGTCATTATGTCGAAGAGAATACCCCACTGGATGCAGAAGCCTATGACCGTGGAACGAGTGTCTACTTAACGGACCGCGTGATTCCGATGCTGCCGCATAAACTGTCAAACGGAATCTGTTCGCTGCACCCTGACGTGGATCGGTTAACACTCACGTGTGAAATGACGATCGACGGATACGGGAAAGTGACGCATCACGAAATTTATCCAAGTGTCATTAATTCCGATTATCGGATGACGTACCAGGATGTCTTTCAAATTGTAGATCAATTGGATGAAGAACTGCGTGCGAAGTACTCGGAAATCGTTCCGATGTTGACTGATATGGCAGAGCTTGCAAAGATCCTACGTCAAAAGCGTGGCGATCGCGGTGCCATTGACTTCGATTTCAAAGAGTCGAAAGTGTTGGTGGATGGTGAAGGCTGGCCAACAGAGATTAAGATTATTGAACGTACAGTTGCTGAACGAATGATTGAAGAGTTCATGCTTGCAGCGAACGAAACGGTTGCCGAGCATTTCCACTGGATGCAAGTACCGTTCATGTACCGAATTCACGAAGACCCGAAACCTGAGAAGCTCCAGCGGTTGTTTGAGTTCCTGACCAACTTCGGAATCGTCGTTAAAGGTGCCGGCAACAAAGTACATCCACGAGCGCTGCAAGAAATTACAGAGTCCATTTCAGGTCTTCCTGAAGAAACTGTTATTTCCACGATGCTTTTACGCTCAATGCAGCAGGCGAAGTATTATCAGGAAAGTCTCGGCCACTTTGGTTTATCTGCAGACTTCTATACACACTTCACGTCTCCGATCCGTCGCTATCCAGACTTGATCGTACATCGATTGATTCGTACGTATCTGTTTGAAAAAGACGTATCAGGGAAAACAATTGCACATTGGGATGCGGAGTTACCGGAAATCGCACAGCACACTTCCGATATGGAGCGCCGTGCAGTCGATGCAGAACGCGATACGGATGCATTGAAGAAAGCGCAATTCATGCTGGATAAAATTGGAGAAGAATTCGATGGCGTCATTTCTTCTGTTACGAATTTCGGATTATTTGTGGAGCTTGAGAATACAATTGAAGGACTCGTTCACGTTAGCTATATGACAGACGATTATTATCGTTTTGACGACCGTCAATTGATGATGATCGGGGAGCATACAGGCAAGCAATTCCGTATTGGGGATGAAGTCACAGTACGAGTAACTGCTGTGAAGCCGGAAGAATCTTCGATTGACTTCGAAATTGCAGATATGAAGAAAACGTTCCATAGAACTCGAAAGACTACACCGAAAGTGATCCATGCAAGAAACAAGCCTTCAAGCGATTCGAAGGGGAATGGACAAAGAGGCAGTGGACAAAAGAGTGATTCCGGAAAACGAAGTTCTTCTGCTAAACCAGCTGCCAAAAGTTCAGGCGGCAGTCAGAAGAAGAAGTTCTACGAAGGTGTTGCAAAGAAAAACAAAAAACAGAAACCTAGAAAAAGAAAGTGA